TTTCTGGCACAGTTTGGGATATTCTTGAACGTCATCGTATGTGAAACGGAGGATATACCAACCGTCGATGACGAGTGCATTTTGACGTTGATGGTGCTCAGAAAACTTCCACTTGGTGATATTCTTCCAGTGCGGACCTAAACCGTCAATTTCAAAACAAACCCGAAAGTATGGTTGAACGTACGCGAAATCAAGATAGCGGTACCCGTCATCGTAATCACGAATTTCGTACTCTGGATGTAGATTTTCAAAATGATGGAACATAGCCCACCAGACGTTTTTTAGAAACGCCTGTTCCGCGTGTCCCAAACCCGAATGAAGTCGCTCTAGTCGAGCGCCAGTGCGAAGTTTACGGTGCATGTTCAGAAAAGCTTCGTACCCTTGGTCAAAGCCCACGATCATCAACCTTTCGCGGTTCCCAGTCGCCATTAAAACTACATAGAAACCGCCAACATGTCGATGATGTTGAGAAGAGACTTGTATAATCGAGAGAATCATAATGATAGTCTGTTGCGAATGTGTGTCCGGCTTGTCCTGACGAGGGCTTGGTCCTCTACGTCTTAAATCCCTACAAGTCCTTTATTAACGATTGCGGCAGCAGTGAATGTAAAACTACGGAACAAAGATCCGTTAATCGCCCCGATGTGGCACAAAGTAGACTCAAAGTCTGAAACAAGAGCATCTCATTCCGTTGTCGCGCTCCGGAGACTCTTTTACAAAGCATAGCGGTCCAACGTTCCCCTAATCCGCACCCCGGCGCCCCGCCGCCGCTCCCCAACCCGCGCCCGCCGCCCGCCCCGGCGCCGCCGCTCCACCCAACCCGCGCCCGCCGCCCCCATCTCCGCGGCGCTGGCATCAATCCCGCCCGTTAGTCATCCGTGACGATTTGCTTGAGAAATTTGCTGAAATCCGTCTGAACTTTGTGAGATGGTAAGCCGGTGATGTTGATGTGGCCATTGATGCGGGGGTTAATCATATGGACGATTTGTAGGTCCTCGACGCGAACTCCGCTTTCCCGGCATAGACATGCGGATAATTGGTCTTTTGTACGCCGGTCCGCTTGAACTTGTATCTCGACATGCACGGGGTAAACACGCTCCGTGCGCTTGTTTTTTACCCGGGTATCACCGGACCACGTGAAGGTGGTGTCGCTCTGTTCAAACGGCGTTTTGTTCTCCTTGAGACACTTCTCAATGATCCATTTTTGTACGTCCATTTTCGCCATTCGAATCACCCATCACTTTCAAATCGTCGTTAAACCGAGCGTCGTTATCCTATGCTACAATAGGGAAATTTGTACACACAATGGCGCAGCAGATCGCCACGTTCAGGTGTCCTAAGCATACCCAATGACCGCGTCCGTCATAATCGATAGAGGATTTTGACAACTCTTGTTATCATTGTGGTAGCTTTGTGTTATAAGGTGATCTGGCGGGCCGCAGGAATCGGGAGAGTCACGTCAATGAGCATCATGAAATCTGGTGAAGAGGGCAGGGGGAACCCACGTGAATTTCGATCGCGTCACCATTGAGCAATTTTTTCGAACATACTCTGTATCGTCCTTCGCCGTGAGCGAAGATGAGCGTCAGATTGCTTTTAGTACGAATCTAACTGGGAAATACGACGTCTGGTCCATGTCACCGAACCACCCGTACCCGGCGCAGTTGACCACACTGGGCCAGTTACCACATGACATTCAGTTCAGTCCGCGCGGCGACTATCTGCTTGTCGCTTTCGACACAGACGGAGATGAGAATGCGCAGCTGTACGCTGTGGCGCCAAACGGAGGCTCACTCAAACCGTTGCGGATCGCACATGGCCGGAGGTTTATGGGTGCGCGCCTTCGGAAGGATGGGAAACACGTCTATTACTGCTCCGACAAAGATAACCACAGTTTCCTAAATGGGTATGTGTACGACATCGACACCGGGGAAGAGCGAGTGATCTACGAGGGCGCCAATGTAACCACACACTTGGGAAATGTGGCGCCGGACGAAAGCAGTTTTGTCACACTTGAGTTGCATGCGAATACTTACTCCGTCGCCTATCTCCACGAGGGTGACAAAGTCACGTGTCTCACACCAGACCAGACGGTGGTGCACGCGACGTTTACAACCAAATATCACGAAGACAAAATCTATCTCGCTACCAACTTTGACAGCGAGTTCTTCTATTTTGCGTCATTTACACCGGCGACCGGTGAATTTAAGAAACTGTATACCGCAGAAGGGAATTGCGACGTGGCCAGTTTTGAGATCGATAAACAGGCAAATCAAGCCGTTTTGCTGGTGAGCGGTGGCGTCGAAGATAGATTGATTCGTTATGACTTGGAGACGGGGGCGACAGGGTCCATCGACGCACCATTTAAGAGCATTGACCAGTTGGAAATCGGTGGAAGTGGTACGCTTTACGTGCTCGGTCAAAGTGACATCCGTCCGAGAAATGTCTATGGGCTGGAAGCGGGATCGACAAGTTGGAATATGTTGACGAACAACCGTATCATTGGCGTTTCGGACGAGGAGTTGTCCGAGGCGGAAGTGGTTACTTATCCGTCGTTTGACGGGTTAGAGATCGAGGGACTGATTTTTCCCGCCAATCCGGCCAACAAGAATGGGTTCACCGTTGTTTGGCCACATGGTGGGCCTCAGGCTGCGGAGCGCAAGTTTTATCGGGCATTCTTCCAGTATCTTACGTATTCGGGGTACGACGTGTTTGCGCCCAATTTTCGCGGTTCAAGTGGTTATGGAGCAACGTTTATGAAAATGGTAGAAGGCGACTGGGGGCATGGGCCGAGGCTGGACATGATCGAAGGAATTGAGTGGCTCATCCAGCAAGGACGTGCGGATCGAGAAAAGCTGTTCCTCGTCGGCGGAAGCTACGGTGGCTATATGACCCTGTTGCTGCACGGACGACACGCGGACTATTTCAAAGCTTGTGTAGATATTTTCGGTCCCAGCAATCTGTTCACCTTTAGTGAATCTGTGCCTGATCACTGGAAACCCATGATGAGGCCATGGCTTGGCGATCCGGTCGAGGATAAAGACCGTTTCGTCGCAGATTCTCCCATCACGTACCTGGCGGGCATGACGAAACCGATGCTGGTCATTCAAGGCGCCAATGATCCGCGAGTTGTCAAGGCGGAGTCTGACCAGATCGTAGCGGCGTTGCGCGAACAGGGGACCGAGATCGAGTATATCGTTTTTGATGATGAGGGCCATGGATTCTCCAAAAAGGGGAATGAAATTCACGCGTACGGCAGTGCGGTCGCATTTTTGGATAAGCACCGGGGGGCCTAACGGGCACGGCGGAGCGGGCCGGTCTGCTACTCCTCAAATAATGAACCGCACCCGTGCTTGCAGTCTGTGATCGCGCGGCATATAATCGTGGAAAGCAAAATTTATATGAGTTGAGCATTGAAGAGGAAGAGTACTTGCAGCGAATCCGGCCGTGTTCGTCCTGGACAGTTGTAGGATGGAACTAGCGAGTTGGGGATGGTGGGAGCCCAATGCGGAACTGTAGGGAATGGACCTTGGAGCCAGTCAGCCGAATGGATAGGGACAGGAATCCTGTAGGCTGATTCGCCTGACCCTCGATATCGGGTTAACCAGCATTTGCTGGTGAGCGCAGTGACGGAGTTGTCGTCGCTGAACATGGGTGGTACCGCGGAATGTTTCGTCCCAATGTCTTTGGGGTGAAATGTTCCGCTTTTTTGATGTTCGTTTTAGACAACGTCTGTAGTTTAGAAAGGGGTTATCTTGTATGCCACGCGTATTCTCAGGAATTCAGCCATCTGGCAATCTCACCATCGGCAATTACCTTGGTGCCATGAAAAACTTCGTCAGGTTGCAGCACGAGGCGGACTGCCTCTTTTGCGTAGTCGATCTCCACGCCATTACCGTTCCCCAGGAACCACATGAACTGCGTCAGAATTCGCGCAACCTGGCGGCTTTGTATATCGCGGCCGGGATCGATCCGAACAAAGCAACTGTATTTATCCAGTCCCACGTGACGGCACATGCGGAGCTTGGATGGATGTTGCAATGTATTGCATATTACGGCGAATTGGGCAGGATGACTCAATTTAAGGACAAATCTGCTCACAAGGATGTCGTGACGGCGGGACTGTTCACCTACCCAGCTCTCATGGCCGCTGATATCTTGCTGTACCAGACGAATCTGGTGCCAGTCGGTGAAGATCAGAAGCAACACCTGGAGTTGACAAGGGATATTGCTGAACGGTTTAACAATCGCTTTGGGGAAACGTTTGCCGTTCCGGACCCGTATATTCCTAAGTTCGGCGGTCGCATCATGAGCCTGGAGAATCCAGATAAGAAAATGAGCAAGAGTGACGAGAGTGCTGGCGCGTACATTTCGATGTTGGATGAGGCGGACGTCATTCGCAAGAAGATCAGCCGTGCTGTCACGGATTCTGGGCGCGAAGTAAGATATGATGTCGAGGAAAAAGCAGCTGTGAGTAACCTAATGACGATTTTTGGACTGTTCACGGACATGACAATAGAGCAAGTGACCGCCCATTTTGATGGAAAAGGCTACGGGCAGTTCAAGAAGGAACTTGCAGAAGTCATTGTTGACGGTCTGGGACCTATTCAAGCTCGCTACAAAGAGTTGATCGCGTCGGACGAAGTGGACCTAGTTCTTAAGGCCGGGGCCGATAAGGCTCGGGAAATGTGCGCATCCACTTTGGCGGATGTCAAGCAGAAACTCGGATTTGTTGCACTCTAAGGTGGACTCGCTGTAGCACCTTGCATCGCAGTAAGATGTCGGATGGTAAGGAAGGGACGTCGCGTGCGACTACTTATCGTGGAAGACGAACTCGAGTTGCAACGTGAACTGGTGTCGTTGTTTGAACAGGCGGGTTTTCAAGTGGACGCTGTAGGAACATCCTTCGAAGGCACCGAGCAGGGGATGAGCCTTGCCTATGACTGTATTGTTTTGGATTATATGTTGCCGGACGGGACCGGCATCAATGTCATATCCGATTTGCGAGAGACAGGGTGCAACACGCCGATTTTAATGCTAACTGTAAAGAATGAAACGCAGGATCGAGTCGAAGGGCTCAATGCCGGAGCGGACGACTACCTGGGGAAACCGTTCGCTCCTGAAGAACTGATCGCCAGAGTCAGTGCCCTCGTCCGGCGAGTGCCATCGCTCTCGGACAACGAGACCTTGTCTTACGGCCGGGCGACCATTCGCACGAAGACGAGGACACTGGAGTTTCGAGGCAAGGTCTTGGAGTTGACCAGCAAAGAATTCGCATTGATGGAGTGCCTATTCCGCCACCAGGGCCAAGTCATGACCCGTGATCAACTCATCGGTCGCGTCTGGGGACCCGACGCCGAAGTGGCCGACAGCGCCCTCGACACGTATATTTACTTCCTTCGTAAAAAATGTGCCAATCTCGGGTGGAAGCGTGCTATTCAAACCATTCGAGGCCGGGGCTATCAATTACAGATGGAGGAACAATAAGCGATGTTTCGCCGGATGTATTTGACGATAGTGGGGCTGCTCGTCGTCAGTACCGGCCTCTTGCTCGTGCTTCTCGGCGCGGCAGTTTACCGAGAACTGAGCAGTGAGCTGACGAAGGATGGACAGAGTGCACTCGCCGACCAAACCGATTCGGTACGCGATCTCGTTCACGATAAACAACTGGGAGTTCGTCCAGATGATCCACATGATTTACGAGATAATCGAGGCCAGAACGTCTACTTTTACGTCGAGACGAAATCCGGAGTGGTGAGCTCCATGAGAGACCCGATCCCGCTTTCTGTGATCAAAGCAAACGTCACCGACAATCACTATGCAGAAATTTCGTACCGCGGGGATCCGTACCGCCTCTACGCGTTTCATACTGTGTTGAACGATGAAAACGATCCGGCATATGTTTATACACTCATCACAGAGGAGCGCTCCATGCTGAGCCATGCTTTAAGTCTCATGTGGACTGTGGGGAGTATCGGATTCGTCGTGGCCTTGGTTGGGGATTTATTCTTGGCGCAGAGGCTGATGCGACCCACTCAGCGTGCATGGACGGCCTACCGAGACACAGTGCTAGAATTGTCACATGAGTTGCAGACCCCGCTCGCCACTGTCAATGCAATGATGTCCAGTCGGAACGTGGATGCTGAAACAGCGCTCGATGTTCGACACGAAATTGAACGCGCGTCCCGAATGGTTTCGGACATGTTGTTCCTCTCACGGCTTCGATCCGGCGTATCACAGCAACCAACGGAACCTGTAGCAGTATCCGACATACTTGAGGAAATTGCGGAACGCTACGGGGGCCTCGGGCTATCGCAGGGGATCCACATCTCGGGCCGAGCGGAGCCTGGCTTGTTTGTCGAGACGACACCGGGAGAATGGGAGAGATTGGTCAGTACCTTATTTAAAAACGTGCTCGATCACGCCGATCCCGCGAAACCTGTCAATTGGGAACTAACTGGAGACGGGCGGCGTGTACACCTGTGTATTGAGAACTCCGTGGCACCCAAGGCGAATGGTAGCGCTACCAGATCGCCGGAACGCGGGGTTGGACTACAAATTGTACGCCGTCTGGCGCAACGAATGAAAGGAACACTAGAGATAGAAAAGGACACGCGTTCCTTCATAGTGAAAGTGACGATCCCTGCGCGCAGACGGCTTTGGTAACGTTGGCGGGTCTTTACCAATGTGCTATCATAAGCAAGTAAACTCTTACATACGGGAGGGCCTGTCATGCCTGATTTCAAACATTATGCCCCTCCGGCAACTGGGAAACCGATTTCGTTGCAGGATGGGAAGTTGAATGTACCTGATCACCCGATTATTCCATTTATCGAAGGCGATGGGACTGGCCCGGACATCTGGCGCGCATCGCAACGCGTTTTCGACGCAGCTGTAGAGAAGGCGTATGGTGGCAAGCGAAAAATAGCTTGGTATGAAGTATACGCCGGAGAAAAGGCTTTCAATAAGTATAATGAATGGCTCCCAGAAGATACACTCAAAGCATTGACCGAATACATTGTCAGCATCAAGGGACCTTTGACGACGCCAGTGGGCGGTGGCATCCGTTCATTGAATGTGGCGCTTCGCCAAGAGTTGGACTTGTATGTATGTTTACGTCCAGTACGTTACTTCCAAGGCGTACCTTCCCCAGTTCGTCACCCTGAACAAGTTGACATGGTCATCTTCCGCGAAAACTCGGAAGACATCTACGCGGGTGTCGAGTGGGCTGAAGGGACACCGGAAGTTAAAAAGGTAATCGACTTCCTTCAAAAGGAAATGGGCGTTAAGAAAATCCGTTTCCCAGAAACCTCTGGTATTGGCATCAAGCCGGTATCTCGTGAAGGTACGGAGCGCCTTGTCCGTGCGGCTATCAACTACGCTATCCAACACAATCGCAAGAGTGTCACACTCGTTCACAAGGGCAACATCATGAAGTTCACCGAGGGTGCCTTCAAGAACTGGGGTTATGAACTAGCGGAAAGAGAGTTTCGGGATCAAGCGTTTACGTGGGTTGAATATGACCGCATTAAAGAAGCCCAAGGTACAGATGCTGCTAACAAAGCCCAGGCAGATGCTCAGGCAGCTGGCAAGATCATTGTCAAAGACGTCATTGCTGACGCTTTCTTGCAGCAGATTCTCACTCGTCCTGCCGAGTACGACGTGATCGCAACGCTTAACCTGAACGGTGACTATGTGTCGGACGCTTTGGCTGCACAAGTTGGCGGCATTGGCATCGCACCTGGCGCGAACATCAATTACGTTTCAGGACACGCCGTGTTCGAAGCAACCCACGGTACGGCGCCGAAGTATGCAGGACTTGACAAGGTCAACCCAGGTTCTGTTATTCTGTCTGGCGTAATGATGCTTGAGCACCTAGGCTGGCAGGAAGCAGCTGATCTCATCACGAGCGCCATCGAAAAATCCATTGAGCAAAA
This is a stretch of genomic DNA from Alicyclobacillus dauci. It encodes these proteins:
- a CDS encoding DNA-binding response regulator: MATGNRERLMIVGFDQGYEAFLNMHRKLRTGARLERLHSGLGHAEQAFLKNVWWAMFHHFENLHPEYEIRDYDDGYRYLDFAYVQPYFRVCFEIDGLGPHWKNITKWKFSEHHQRQNALVIDGWYILRFTYDDVQEYPKLCQKTIQQLLGRWQMQSIALASLSVPEREIVRLATSAKHQITPHDVCKFLNVGSKHARHLLHVLVDKRWLEPASGNVRITSYQLHPSKVNTKW
- a CDS encoding S9 family peptidase gives rise to the protein MNFDRVTIEQFFRTYSVSSFAVSEDERQIAFSTNLTGKYDVWSMSPNHPYPAQLTTLGQLPHDIQFSPRGDYLLVAFDTDGDENAQLYAVAPNGGSLKPLRIAHGRRFMGARLRKDGKHVYYCSDKDNHSFLNGYVYDIDTGEERVIYEGANVTTHLGNVAPDESSFVTLELHANTYSVAYLHEGDKVTCLTPDQTVVHATFTTKYHEDKIYLATNFDSEFFYFASFTPATGEFKKLYTAEGNCDVASFEIDKQANQAVLLVSGGVEDRLIRYDLETGATGSIDAPFKSIDQLEIGGSGTLYVLGQSDIRPRNVYGLEAGSTSWNMLTNNRIIGVSDEELSEAEVVTYPSFDGLEIEGLIFPANPANKNGFTVVWPHGGPQAAERKFYRAFFQYLTYSGYDVFAPNFRGSSGYGATFMKMVEGDWGHGPRLDMIEGIEWLIQQGRADREKLFLVGGSYGGYMTLLLHGRHADYFKACVDIFGPSNLFTFSESVPDHWKPMMRPWLGDPVEDKDRFVADSPITYLAGMTKPMLVIQGANDPRVVKAESDQIVAALREQGTEIEYIVFDDEGHGFSKKGNEIHAYGSAVAFLDKHRGA
- the trpS gene encoding tryptophan--tRNA ligase, whose translation is MPRVFSGIQPSGNLTIGNYLGAMKNFVRLQHEADCLFCVVDLHAITVPQEPHELRQNSRNLAALYIAAGIDPNKATVFIQSHVTAHAELGWMLQCIAYYGELGRMTQFKDKSAHKDVVTAGLFTYPALMAADILLYQTNLVPVGEDQKQHLELTRDIAERFNNRFGETFAVPDPYIPKFGGRIMSLENPDKKMSKSDESAGAYISMLDEADVIRKKISRAVTDSGREVRYDVEEKAAVSNLMTIFGLFTDMTIEQVTAHFDGKGYGQFKKELAEVIVDGLGPIQARYKELIASDEVDLVLKAGADKAREMCASTLADVKQKLGFVAL
- a CDS encoding response regulator transcription factor — protein: MRLLIVEDELELQRELVSLFEQAGFQVDAVGTSFEGTEQGMSLAYDCIVLDYMLPDGTGINVISDLRETGCNTPILMLTVKNETQDRVEGLNAGADDYLGKPFAPEELIARVSALVRRVPSLSDNETLSYGRATIRTKTRTLEFRGKVLELTSKEFALMECLFRHQGQVMTRDQLIGRVWGPDAEVADSALDTYIYFLRKKCANLGWKRAIQTIRGRGYQLQMEEQ
- a CDS encoding sensor histidine kinase → MFRRMYLTIVGLLVVSTGLLLVLLGAAVYRELSSELTKDGQSALADQTDSVRDLVHDKQLGVRPDDPHDLRDNRGQNVYFYVETKSGVVSSMRDPIPLSVIKANVTDNHYAEISYRGDPYRLYAFHTVLNDENDPAYVYTLITEERSMLSHALSLMWTVGSIGFVVALVGDLFLAQRLMRPTQRAWTAYRDTVLELSHELQTPLATVNAMMSSRNVDAETALDVRHEIERASRMVSDMLFLSRLRSGVSQQPTEPVAVSDILEEIAERYGGLGLSQGIHISGRAEPGLFVETTPGEWERLVSTLFKNVLDHADPAKPVNWELTGDGRRVHLCIENSVAPKANGSATRSPERGVGLQIVRRLAQRMKGTLEIEKDTRSFIVKVTIPARRRLW
- the icd gene encoding NADP-dependent isocitrate dehydrogenase, translating into MPDFKHYAPPATGKPISLQDGKLNVPDHPIIPFIEGDGTGPDIWRASQRVFDAAVEKAYGGKRKIAWYEVYAGEKAFNKYNEWLPEDTLKALTEYIVSIKGPLTTPVGGGIRSLNVALRQELDLYVCLRPVRYFQGVPSPVRHPEQVDMVIFRENSEDIYAGVEWAEGTPEVKKVIDFLQKEMGVKKIRFPETSGIGIKPVSREGTERLVRAAINYAIQHNRKSVTLVHKGNIMKFTEGAFKNWGYELAEREFRDQAFTWVEYDRIKEAQGTDAANKAQADAQAAGKIIVKDVIADAFLQQILTRPAEYDVIATLNLNGDYVSDALAAQVGGIGIAPGANINYVSGHAVFEATHGTAPKYAGLDKVNPGSVILSGVMMLEHLGWQEAADLITSAIEKSIEQKVVTYDFARLMEGATEVKCSEFGDQIIKNM